In the genome of Coprothermobacter sp., one region contains:
- a CDS encoding heavy metal translocating P-type ATPase — protein sequence QSLMLTGDSRAAAEWVAKDLGLDDFFAEVLPREKAMRIQEVQHRGLTVAMVGDGVNDAPALAQADVGIAIGAGTDVAIETADIILVRDDPRDVVAVVRLSRATYRKMLQNLAWATGYNVVAIPLAAGVLAGIGFVMSPAVGAVLMSLSTIVVAINARLLKAPRT from the coding sequence CCAGAGTCTCATGCTGACCGGTGACTCGCGCGCTGCCGCCGAGTGGGTGGCGAAGGACCTGGGACTTGACGACTTCTTTGCCGAGGTACTGCCGCGCGAGAAGGCAATGAGGATCCAGGAAGTCCAGCACAGGGGGCTGACGGTAGCCATGGTCGGCGACGGCGTGAACGACGCGCCGGCGCTAGCCCAGGCCGATGTCGGGATTGCGATCGGCGCCGGCACCGACGTTGCCATCGAGACGGCGGACATCATCCTGGTCCGCGACGACCCCCGCGACGTCGTGGCAGTCGTGCGGCTGTCGCGTGCCACGTACCGCAAGATGCTGCAGAATCTTGCATGGGCCACGGGGTACAATGTCGTCGCCATCCCGCTGGCAGCGGGTGTTCTTGCGGGAATCGGGTTCGTCATGAGCCCAGCCGTCGGCGCCGTCCTGATGTCCCTGTCCACCATTGTCGTCGCCATCAACGCTCGCCTGCTCAAAGCACCACGGACATAG